CACCGATCGGCGAATCGTAGTCGTAGCTGGTGGTGATCGGCAGGTACCGGGCACCGGAGGTGTTGGCACCGCTGGTGAACCCGAAGTTGGTGCCGCCGCAGGCCATGTACAGGTTCACCGACGCACCGGTGGCCAGCAGGGTGTCGACGTAGGCCGCCATCCGTTTCGGGTCGCGGGTGTTGTGCGGCTCGCCCCAGCGGTCGTATCAGCCGTCCCAGTATTCGGCCATCATTGCCGGTTTGCCGGGCTGGAACTGCTTGATCGCGGACAGCTTCACCAGCGGATCGCCGTCGCCGGTGCCGGCCTCCAGGGTGCCGGGCAGCGCCCGGAACCGCATCGAGTACTCGGAAGCACCGTCGGCGGCGAAAAGCAGGCTGGTGACGCCCCGCGCGCGCAGGCTGTCGCGCAGGTGCGCGAGGTAGCCGGTGTCGTTGCCGTAGTTGCCGTATTCGTTCTCGATCTGCATCGCCACGAACGGACCGCCGTATCGCGCCTCCAGCGGGGTGAGCCGCGGGATCAGCTCGTCGTACCACGCGTCCACGGCGGCGAGATAGGCCGGATCGGCGCAGCGCAGTTCCAGGTTCCGGTCGGCCGGCAGCCAGGCCGGGAACCCGCCGAACTCCCATTCCGCACAGATGTACGGGCTCGGCCGGACGATCACCTTCAGCCCCAGCTCACCCGCGAGTCGCAGGAACCCGGGCAGGTCCCGGCCGCCGCGGAAGTCCGCGCGACCGGGCACCGGCTGGTGAAAGTTCCACGCCACGTACGTTTCGATCGTGTTCAGGCCGAGCGCATGCATCCGGGCCAGCCGGTCCGGCCACTGGTCCGGGTGGATCCGGAAGTAGTGGATCGCGCCGGAGACGATCTGGAACGGCTTGCGGTCCAACAGGAATCGCTCGCCGTCCACGCTCAGCCGCGTCCGGCCGCCGCCTCGGCCGGCCCGGCGAATACCGTGCTCGCCGCGGCGACCCCGGCCGCCGCGGCCCCGCCGAGGAAGCTCCGCCTGCTGACTCCGCTCATCTACGCCTCACTCTTCGCCGTCCCGGCCGCGGCATCCCTCACCTTGACGAGGAATGTGTCCAGGACGCCGTCGCCGACCAGCGCCGGGCGCACGCCCCAGGCATTGGTGTTGCCCGTCTTCACCGCTTGCGCCTGACCGACCTGCGTGTCGCCGGTCGCGGTCAGTTGCCGGGCCTTCTCGGCGTCGCCCCCGGCAGCTGCGGCGAGCGCGTCGAGCCGGGTCACCATCGCCTTGCCCCACAACGCACTGGCGTCCAGCCACGGCCCGGTGTCCGCGACGAACGCGCGATCCACCGGTCCGGCACGGATCGTTTGCGGGGCATCGCGGATCTTCTCCGCGTAGGGACGCAGTTCGGCGAGTGCGTTGTGGTCGCCCGCGTTCCAGCGTTGCCAGAAGTCGGCGGTCTTGGCGGCCAGCACGGGCGCCTGCGGCTGCCACGGCTGCGGCGCGGACGACGGGCCGTAGTGTTCGAGATCGGCGAATACGGTGACCGCCGCGGTGGCGTTCGGATCGCCGCCGGCGATCCGGGCGAGGGCCCGCGGCCAGGACTGTTCGGCGGAGTACGCGGCGTCATTCCACGAGAAGTCGGCGACCCCGAACTCGGCGATCTGGCTGGCTGCCTCCTGATTCATCGGGTTCGAGACGATGCCGTCCAAGTACTGCGAGAGCCCGGCGTCGCGATGATCGTAGGGCGCCAGCATGATTCGCCCGGCGGCCTCGCCGTAGTCGTTCACCGGGTAGTTGTCCCACAGGAACACCTTGCGTCCGTACAATGTGGACACCTGACGTGCCTGGTCGTTCGTCACGCTGGGCGGGACCACCGCGGTCCCGGTCCACTGGATCACCACGGACGGGTCGAGGTGCTCGCGCAGCTCGGTCTTGTACGGCGAGGCCTTCAGATCGCCGTACTCGGTCGGCACCGTCTGCAGCGGGCGGACGCCGTCGTGGGTCTTCACGAAATCGCTGGTGATCCGGTTGAGCAGGGTCACCTGCGCCTTGCCCGCGGCGGCCTGGCCAGGGGCGCCGTAGGCGGTTCGATCGCCGTCGCAGTTCCACCTCGTGTACGAGATGTCGTCGAACGGCATGGAGAACGACCGCACGCCCAGGTCGTAGACCGACTGGAACTTCGCCTTCACCGCGGCCACATCCGCCGCGGACGAGAAGCAGATCGAGACACCCGGCGACAACGCGTACGTGAACTTGACGTGGTGCGCGGTGGCCGAGGAGACCAGCTGCCGCAGCGTCGTGAGTTCCTTCTGCGGGTACGGGTCACGCCACCTGGCGCGCAGGTAGGCATCGTCCTTCGGGCTGTAGATGTAGGTGTTCGCCTTGGTCTCGCCGAGGAATTCGATCTGGTGCAACCGTGCCTCGGTGGGCCACGGCGGACCGTAGAAGCCTTCGATCGACCCGCGCAGCGCCATGTTCGGCCAGTCGCGTACCTGGACACCGCGCACCGCCCAGCCGCCGCCCGACCGCACGAACAGCTGCCGAAGCGTCTGTACGCCGTAGTACTGGCCGGAGCCGTCCCGGCCGCCGATCAGAATGCCGGAGAGCCGGGAAACGGTGAGCGCGTACCCCTCGGCCTGCGAAGGCACTTCGCCGCTGAACGACGGGCCGCCGAGGCGGACCAGGAGCACCCCAGGCTGCTGCTGGGCCGCCGACGGATCGATGACGCTGATCCGCCGCACGCCGTGCTGCTTGAGCTGGGCGGCGAGCAGGTCCTTCGCGGCGGCGTCGGTGGTCTGGTCCACGACCAGCACCGCGGTGGCCGGGATCGGCACCTCCCCCGGCTGACGGCTGATCTGTTGCGGTGTAGGGGAAACTACCGGTACATCGCCCGGGGCGGCGACGGCGGGCCGGCTGAGCGCGAGCATCGCGGCCAGCGCACCGGCCACGGCCGTCAGGGCCAGCCGGACTCTTCCGGGCGGAGTCATTTGTTCCCCTCTCAACGCGGCCTGCCGGAGGCCGGGTCAGCAGCCTAGGTCGCGAATCCATCGGACGTCTATGCGCTAACCGGATGAGGGACGCTGAGTAAAAATCAATCACCGATAATCGCACCATTGCTGGTCCGAACGGTGTACTCGCCCAGAGCGCTCACGGATTGTGGCCGGAATTGGTCCGATGCTTCCTGTCGCGTGGCATTCCGCCGCTTTCGGAGCGGCTCATGCATGACCATGCTCCCGCTGGCGCACCCAGCCATTCGGTGGCGGCCCCGGTTTTTGTCGGTGGTGGCTGAGAGCATCTCGGCATGCACATTTCGCCACCGTTCACCGGCCACCGAAGACCGGAAGCCGCCAACGCGGGACCGGTCCCGCCCCGGAGGCCCGGCACTGGGCTTCTCCGGTGCACCGAAAGGGATTCCGTGCACTCGCCGCCTGAACCCGCCGAGCGGCCGCGCGACCCGCTGGCCGCCGCCGTGGGGAACGCTTCCCTGCTCGGCGTCGGTTATCTGCTGCTCGGGCGGCGGCTGCTCGCCGCCCTGAACGTCGCGGGTACCGCCGCGCTCGTAATACTGCTGACCACAGTGGCACCGTTCCGGTGGTTCGAAGTGCTCGTGCTCGCCTGGTGGGCGCTGGTGATCGCGCACGGATGGCAGCTCGCCCGCCACAAACCCGCGAAGGTACGAAAACATCAGGTGATTGCGTTCTCCGCCGCGATAATCGTATTCGCCGCCGTCGGACTCCTCCGATTCGACGCTTTCCGAATCGATGAACGCATTACCGCCGCCCGGGCGCAAGGCAGCTGCGCCGAAGCCACCGAAGCACTGGACAGCAGGTGGTTCCGACATTACCTCGCGGACGCCCCGCTGATGACCGGGGAGGAATCCACCAGGGAGGCCTGCCACCGGTTGCGGGCGGCGAACGAGAACCTGGCAAGCGCGCTGTCCGGTGAGCCAGAGGCGACCGCCGCCGCATTCGAACGGTTCGCCTCGGTCCGCCGTGACCTGCCCGGCCACGGGACGATGGCCACCGTGGTGCTCGACGGTTTCCTCCACCGGCTACCCACTTCGGAGCCGTGTACCACCGCCGAGATCGACGAGTGGCTGTTCGCGCACGCGGCCGGTGGCCCGATCCCCGAACGGTCGGCCGCCGTACGCACCGCGTCCGCGGCCCACCTCTCCTGCGGCGACAAACTGATGACTTCGAAGGGCTGGACCACCGCACACACCCGGTATCAACGGATCGTCGACCGGTACCCCGCCGATCCCCGTGCGGCGAAGACGAAAGCCGGCACCACCAAGGCGCCCCAGGCGCTGGAGCTGGCGAAGGTGCAAAGCCTGCTGGAAAGCTCCGGCAGCACCCAACCGTCCTACTGCAGGACTCCCGCGCCGTACAGCGCCGCCGCACCGCACGGCCCCGGCACGAACCGCGCACTGTTCTACGGCGATGACGGCCACAGCAGCAAGTTCCCCCCAGAATGGCGCGCACCTGACGCAGCACAGGCCGTGCTCGTGATCTGCCTCGGCGAGCACGCAGACGGCACCGCCGTGCGCACCTGTCCGTACGAGAACAAGATGATGCCGAACTTCCCGGGCAACGTCACGTTCCACAAGATCGCCGTCCCGCTGAAGGCCTACGAGCTGCGTACCGGCAAACCCGTCGTGGACACAAAAGTGGAGATCGGCGGGGCGAGTTGCCCTAAAGTCCTGCACTACCGCAGTTACAGCCATCTCGCGGGCCTCGGCCCGCCCCCGGACACCCCAGTGACCCCCACCGATGATGACGTGCGGGCGGCCTTCGCCCCGGCCATCCAGAAGTGACTCGATCGCCCGGACGGGCGATCACCGGATAGGAGGGAGACCTCGAACCGCGCCGGGCCGCCGAGATGCACACCCACGGCGATCCGGTCTGCCAGGGCACCCCCGGCAGTCCGCGACCACCGTGCCGCGGGACACGACGCCGACCCCGACCACTGGCACTGGCACTGGCACTGGCACTGGCACTGGCACTGGCACTGGCACTGGCACTGGCACTGGCACTGGCACTGGCACTGGCACTGGCACTGGCACTGGCACTGGCACTGGCACTGGCCGAGCTTGACCCGTCCGCAGCCGCGGCGGGGACCCGGTCCCGGTCGCTGTGGCCGCCGGTCGCCACCCCGGCGGTGTCCGGCATCACCGGCAACCCACCCCGTCCACCTGCGAAAACCACTCACCGCCCACCCCGAGGATGCACGTTCATACATAGTCATGCATAATCATTCCCATGTCCAAGGTGCTCACTTCCCTTCCCGTCGGCGAGCGGGTCGGTATCGCGTTCTCCGGTGGTCTCGACACGTCCGTTGCGGTGGCGTGGATGCGGGACAAGGGTGCGATCCCCTGCACTTACACCGCCGACATCGGCCAGTACGACGAGCCCGACATCGCGTCCGTGCCCGGGCGGGCCGGCAGCTACGGGGCCGAGCTGGCCCGGCTGGTGGACTGCAAGGAGGCGCTCGTCGAGGAGGGGCTCGCGGCGCTGACCTGCGGGGCGTTCCACATCCGCAGTGGCGGGCGCGGGTACTTCAACACCACCCCGCTCGGCCGTGCGGTCACCGGGACCCTCCTGGTCCGTGCCATGCTCGAAGACGACGTGCAGATCTGGGGCGACGGCTCCACCTACAAGGGCAACGACATCGAGCGGTTCTACCGCTACGGGCTGCTGGCCAACCCGTCCCTGCGCATCTACAAGCCGTGGCTCGACGCCGCGTTCGTGAGCGAGCTGGGCGGCCGCAAGGAGATGTCCGAGTGGCTGCAGGCGCACGACCTGCCCTACCGCGACAGCACCGAGAAGGCCTACTCCACCGACGCCAACATCTGGGGCGCCACGCACGAGGCGAAGTCCCTGGAGCACCTCGACACCGGCATCGAGATCGTCGAGCCGATCATGGGCGTGCGATTCTGGGACCCGAACGTGGAGATCCCGGCCGAGGACGTCACCATCGGCTTCGCGCAGGGGCGCCCGGTGAGCATCAACGGCAAGGAGTTCCCCACTTCGGTCGAGCTGGTGCTGGAGGCGAACGCCATCGGCGGGCGGCACGGCCTGGGCATGTCCGACCAGATCGAGAACCGGATCATCGAGGCGAAGAGCC
This Amycolatopsis sulphurea DNA region includes the following protein-coding sequences:
- a CDS encoding twin-arginine translocation signal domain-containing protein, which translates into the protein MSGVSRRSFLGGAAAAGVAAASTVFAGPAEAAAGRG
- a CDS encoding beta-N-acetylhexosaminidase family protein, whose product is MTPPGRVRLALTAVAGALAAMLALSRPAVAAPGDVPVVSPTPQQISRQPGEVPIPATAVLVVDQTTDAAAKDLLAAQLKQHGVRRISVIDPSAAQQQPGVLLVRLGGPSFSGEVPSQAEGYALTVSRLSGILIGGRDGSGQYYGVQTLRQLFVRSGGGWAVRGVQVRDWPNMALRGSIEGFYGPPWPTEARLHQIEFLGETKANTYIYSPKDDAYLRARWRDPYPQKELTTLRQLVSSATAHHVKFTYALSPGVSICFSSAADVAAVKAKFQSVYDLGVRSFSMPFDDISYTRWNCDGDRTAYGAPGQAAAGKAQVTLLNRITSDFVKTHDGVRPLQTVPTEYGDLKASPYKTELREHLDPSVVIQWTGTAVVPPSVTNDQARQVSTLYGRKVFLWDNYPVNDYGEAAGRIMLAPYDHRDAGLSQYLDGIVSNPMNQEAASQIAEFGVADFSWNDAAYSAEQSWPRALARIAGGDPNATAAVTVFADLEHYGPSSAPQPWQPQAPVLAAKTADFWQRWNAGDHNALAELRPYAEKIRDAPQTIRAGPVDRAFVADTGPWLDASALWGKAMVTRLDALAAAAGGDAEKARQLTATGDTQVGQAQAVKTGNTNAWGVRPALVGDGVLDTFLVKVRDAAAGTAKSEA
- the argG gene encoding argininosuccinate synthase — translated: MSKVLTSLPVGERVGIAFSGGLDTSVAVAWMRDKGAIPCTYTADIGQYDEPDIASVPGRAGSYGAELARLVDCKEALVEEGLAALTCGAFHIRSGGRGYFNTTPLGRAVTGTLLVRAMLEDDVQIWGDGSTYKGNDIERFYRYGLLANPSLRIYKPWLDAAFVSELGGRKEMSEWLQAHDLPYRDSTEKAYSTDANIWGATHEAKSLEHLDTGIEIVEPIMGVRFWDPNVEIPAEDVTIGFAQGRPVSINGKEFPTSVELVLEANAIGGRHGLGMSDQIENRIIEAKSRGIYEAPGMALLHATYERLVNAIHNEDTLASYHNEGRRLGRLMYEGRWLDPQAMMLRESLQRWVGTAITGEVTLRLRRGEDYSILDTSGPAFSYHPDKLSMERTEDSAFGPTDRIGQLTMRNLDIADSRAKLEQYAGLGMVGSSHPVLIGAAQAAATGLIGAMPEGGAEAIASRGQAGDDELLDGAAIESGTD